The following proteins are encoded in a genomic region of Enterocloster clostridioformis:
- a CDS encoding helix-turn-helix domain-containing protein, producing the protein MIYLNIHYEMRRHGLKGQQLAAVLGLPLNDVIFKLYGETEFSLYEIEQLADLFGCSLDYLVGHRVVTRAYSPGEGMDSIMRG; encoded by the coding sequence ATGATATATCTAAACATCCACTATGAAATGAGACGCCATGGCCTGAAGGGCCAGCAGCTGGCAGCTGTCCTGGGGCTTCCTCTGAATGATGTGATTTTTAAACTGTATGGAGAAACAGAATTTTCCCTTTATGAAATTGAACAGCTGGCTGATTTGTTCGGCTGTTCCCTGGACTATCTGGTGGGACATCGTGTGGTGACACGGGCCTATTCGCCGGGTGAGGGAATGGACAGCATCATGAGGGGGTAA